From a region of the Methanoculleus receptaculi genome:
- a CDS encoding metal-dependent hydrolase, with protein sequence MRGDQHVSLSLTTAALLIAPNLSIIDPFTAVVLLFGTFVGSVAPDADATDAAIFNGRVSGAKGKRGQVINGLAVVLPIFGYTIRYLIYYPISLVFTLLLRKNYRHRHRGLLHSLPGVGLTTLILSAYLAIILAWLGVSLALLPAFGCGFFGGSLLHLLEDACTPSGVAWFYPFSRRRVSGRVRAQRSFEVRPTIFAAVLLIAAAGVLIAPFVTDLTADELRFIAPAAAFILWLLFLLVSGVRRERRCG encoded by the coding sequence ATGCGGGGTGACCAGCACGTATCGCTCAGTCTTACAACGGCAGCGCTCCTTATCGCTCCAAATCTCAGTATTATCGACCCTTTCACGGCCGTCGTCCTCCTATTTGGCACATTTGTTGGATCGGTTGCCCCGGACGCTGATGCCACCGATGCAGCGATATTCAACGGTCGCGTCAGCGGGGCGAAAGGAAAACGAGGCCAGGTAATAAACGGCCTTGCAGTGGTGCTTCCGATCTTTGGCTATACCATCAGGTACCTCATCTACTACCCGATCTCGCTGGTCTTCACGCTCCTCCTCCGGAAGAACTACCGCCACCGCCACCGTGGACTGCTTCACTCGCTACCGGGTGTCGGCCTGACCACGCTCATCCTCTCCGCGTACCTGGCCATAATCCTGGCCTGGCTCGGAGTCTCCCTCGCGCTCCTTCCAGCATTCGGCTGCGGGTTCTTTGGGGGGTCTCTCCTTCACCTGCTGGAGGATGCCTGCACCCCTTCCGGCGTCGCCTGGTTCTACCCCTTCTCCCGCCGGCGGGTCTCCGGGCGTGTCAGGGCGCAGAGGTCCTTTGAGGTGCGCCCGACAATCTTTGCCGCTGTTCTTCTGATAGCGGCGGCGGGAGTGCTAATCGCGCCGTTCGTGACCGATCTGACAGCGGATGAACTCCGGTTCATCGCGCCTGCTGCCGCCTTCATCCTCTGGCTGCTGTTCCTGCTCGTCTCTGGTGTAAGGCGCGAACGACGCTGTGGATGA
- a CDS encoding 4Fe-4S binding protein — protein sequence MALRVGCAAPPGKALDNKTGTWRVFKPVFDPETCNGCGICAQFCPEGCIRETDEGKFEPDLDYCKGCGICEEVCPKKSIRMEKEEK from the coding sequence ATGGCGCTCCGTGTTGGTTGCGCCGCGCCGCCAGGCAAAGCGCTTGACAACAAGACGGGCACCTGGCGGGTCTTCAAACCGGTCTTTGACCCTGAGACCTGCAACGGGTGCGGCATATGCGCCCAGTTCTGTCCCGAAGGCTGTATACGCGAGACCGATGAGGGGAAGTTCGAGCCCGACCTCGACTACTGCAAGGGTTGCGGCATATGTGAAGAGGTCTGCCCGAAAAAGTCCATCAGGATGGAGAAGGAGGAGAAATAA
- a CDS encoding pyruvate ferredoxin oxidoreductase subunit gamma: protein MRELRIHGRGGQGSVTAAELIACAAFEGGVFSQAFPAFGVERRGAPVQAFVRFSDRKIRLRSQVYEPDYIIVQDPTLIGDVDVFSGIKPGGIAIINTEKTASDFRVPEGVTVYTIDATTIALEELGLPITNTTLMGAFAAATGEIGLEPLKGALRNRFGERLAEKNIRAAERAYKLVGGAA from the coding sequence TTGAGAGAGTTACGCATTCACGGCAGGGGCGGCCAGGGTTCCGTGACCGCCGCCGAACTCATCGCCTGCGCTGCATTTGAGGGCGGTGTGTTCTCCCAGGCGTTCCCTGCTTTTGGCGTGGAACGCCGGGGTGCCCCGGTTCAGGCGTTCGTCAGGTTCAGTGATAGAAAGATCCGGCTGCGTAGCCAGGTCTACGAGCCCGACTACATCATTGTGCAGGACCCCACCCTGATCGGGGATGTGGATGTCTTCAGCGGCATAAAACCTGGTGGAATCGCTATCATCAACACCGAGAAGACGGCCAGTGATTTCCGCGTTCCTGAGGGTGTAACCGTCTACACGATAGATGCAACCACCATCGCGCTGGAAGAACTCGGCCTGCCCATCACCAACACAACCCTGATGGGCGCTTTCGCTGCAGCCACCGGCGAGATCGGGCTTGAACCACTCAAAGGCGCGCTGCGGAACCGGTTCGGAGAGAGACTGGCCGAGAAGAACATCCGTGCAGCAGAGCGCGCATATAAACTGGTCGGGGGTGCCGCGTAA
- the thrC gene encoding threonine synthase has protein sequence MYRLVCVHCGAAYPQDQIIYTCSRCGHLLSVEYDLDDIEVSRGEWNRRRLSVWRYREILPLRGEPVTLQEGGTPLYHLKKIGKDLGLPELYAKHEGMNPTGSFKDRGMTVGVSMALELGMKSVACASTGNTSASLAAYAAKAGVPCVVLLPAGKVALGKVTQALMHGARVISIRGNFDRALEMVHELCVSHGLYLLNSVNPYRLEGQKTIGFEVIDQVGGVPDRMVLPVGNAGNISAVYKGLKELEALGFIDRLPMMTGIQAAGSQPVVRAIEQNLNVLIPESNPETVATAIRIGAPVNAEKALVAIRATGGTAAAVTDEEILAMQKDLARKEGIGVEPASAASVAGVRRLVEQGLIDRDERIVCVVTGHLLKDPETVVRQCEPPVEIDADISSLLSVLR, from the coding sequence ATGTACCGTCTCGTCTGCGTTCATTGCGGTGCAGCCTACCCGCAGGACCAGATCATCTACACGTGCAGCCGCTGTGGGCACCTGCTGAGTGTCGAGTATGACCTCGATGATATCGAAGTCTCGCGGGGCGAGTGGAACCGCCGCCGCCTATCGGTCTGGCGCTACCGCGAGATTCTTCCTCTCCGCGGTGAACCGGTCACCCTCCAGGAGGGAGGCACCCCTCTCTACCATCTGAAGAAAATCGGAAAAGATCTGGGTCTTCCCGAACTCTATGCCAAACACGAGGGGATGAACCCGACCGGTTCGTTCAAGGACCGCGGCATGACCGTTGGTGTCAGTATGGCGCTTGAACTCGGTATGAAGAGCGTTGCCTGTGCGAGCACCGGGAACACCTCCGCAAGCCTCGCCGCCTATGCTGCAAAGGCCGGTGTTCCCTGTGTTGTCCTCCTGCCTGCCGGGAAGGTAGCCCTTGGCAAGGTCACCCAGGCGCTGATGCACGGCGCCAGGGTCATCTCCATACGCGGCAACTTCGATCGGGCGCTCGAGATGGTGCATGAACTCTGCGTCAGCCACGGCCTCTACCTCTTAAACTCGGTCAACCCCTACCGCCTGGAGGGGCAGAAGACGATCGGGTTTGAGGTGATCGACCAGGTTGGCGGGGTGCCGGACCGGATGGTTCTCCCGGTCGGGAACGCCGGTAACATATCCGCTGTCTACAAAGGGCTCAAAGAGCTCGAGGCTCTTGGGTTCATAGACCGGTTGCCCATGATGACCGGTATCCAGGCAGCCGGTTCACAGCCGGTGGTGAGGGCGATCGAACAGAACCTCAATGTTCTGATCCCGGAATCCAATCCTGAGACTGTAGCCACCGCGATCAGGATCGGCGCCCCTGTAAACGCGGAGAAGGCGCTTGTTGCCATCCGCGCCACCGGTGGGACCGCGGCGGCCGTTACCGATGAGGAGATTCTTGCGATGCAGAAGGACCTGGCGCGGAAAGAAGGGATCGGGGTCGAACCTGCCTCAGCCGCCTCGGTTGCGGGTGTTCGGAGACTCGTCGAGCAGGGTCTGATCGATAGGGATGAGAGGATCGTCTGTGTGGTGACCGGTCATCTATTGAAAGATCCAGAAACGGTTGTACGACAATGCGAACCTCCAGTCGAGATCGACGCGGACATATCATCGCTGCTCTCTGTCTTGCGCTGA
- a CDS encoding methanogenesis marker 12 protein, with the protein MFIGIDHGTTAMRFSNGEAEFKISREEARYFSAGDLARLGPLDEIEGVAVCYSMGDGITAITDIRGVENRGVASQEGAGKHIGGGTRVYDAIRESGLPAIVIPGLHRGSPTDPRFKAYSHQASPEKIGIAYQVVHDIGDDVVICDASSNTVSLLVTGGRITGAFDACIFAPGTEHGALDVNAIRRIDRGEITANDAFLHAGVNYTMDADLRVETMAMFAAMECAAMLLLNPSAKVAIAGSMAPLIATEVEALLSRKVAVYDEWCAARGLVRIARDVFSGATGILGLAVER; encoded by the coding sequence ATGTTCATCGGTATCGACCACGGCACCACAGCGATGCGCTTCTCTAACGGCGAGGCGGAGTTCAAGATCTCCCGTGAAGAGGCAAGGTATTTCTCGGCGGGTGACCTTGCCCGGCTCGGCCCACTCGACGAGATCGAGGGAGTTGCCGTCTGCTACTCGATGGGTGACGGGATCACGGCCATCACCGATATCAGGGGGGTCGAGAACCGCGGTGTGGCCTCACAGGAGGGTGCAGGAAAACATATCGGCGGCGGCACCAGGGTCTACGATGCAATCAGGGAGAGCGGCCTTCCCGCCATCGTCATCCCGGGGCTGCACCGCGGTTCGCCGACCGACCCGCGGTTCAAGGCCTACTCGCATCAGGCAAGCCCGGAGAAGATCGGGATCGCCTACCAGGTCGTGCACGACATTGGAGACGACGTCGTGATCTGCGACGCGAGTTCAAACACCGTCAGCCTCCTTGTGACCGGTGGCAGGATCACCGGCGCGTTCGACGCCTGTATCTTCGCCCCAGGGACGGAGCACGGGGCTCTTGACGTGAACGCCATACGCCGGATCGACCGGGGAGAGATAACGGCAAACGACGCCTTCCTCCACGCAGGTGTGAACTACACCATGGACGCCGACCTCAGGGTGGAGACGATGGCGATGTTTGCCGCGATGGAGTGTGCTGCAATGCTCCTCCTCAACCCGAGTGCAAAGGTCGCCATCGCCGGGAGCATGGCCCCCCTCATCGCCACTGAGGTGGAGGCACTCCTCTCCCGGAAGGTCGCGGTTTACGACGAGTGGTGTGCGGCGCGCGGCCTCGTCCGGATCGCCCGCGACGTCTTCTCCGGGGCGACCGGTATCCTCGGGCTTGCGGTGGAACGCTGA
- a CDS encoding nitrilase-related carbon-nitrogen hydrolase — translation MMTAIALAQVATDAWRGRVGLLDAVARMADEAAGRGASLICFPEQFVTGWSPDVPPVAGEPLDGPLATAFSHIAERCGIAVAGSIIESSVGCRPKNTVVVTGADAKLLAAYAKIHLFSPDGEDRAYEAGDRIATFTLDGTVFGLAVCYDLRFPELFRIYALAGAECVLVPAAWPCSRLSHWETLLPARALENRYYVAGVNTPGMPGGACCGGSLAADPDGVIIGRCGAGEEILIVEIDPAAVHDARSSLPSLSDRRSDLYQHLLSRL, via the coding sequence ATGATGACAGCGATAGCGCTTGCCCAGGTTGCCACCGATGCCTGGCGCGGTCGGGTGGGTTTGCTCGATGCAGTTGCCAGGATGGCGGATGAGGCTGCGGGGAGAGGGGCATCGCTCATCTGCTTTCCCGAGCAGTTCGTGACCGGTTGGTCACCGGACGTTCCACCGGTGGCGGGTGAGCCCCTTGACGGTCCGCTTGCAACGGCATTTAGCCATATAGCGGAGCGCTGCGGGATCGCGGTCGCAGGGTCGATCATAGAGTCCAGTGTGGGATGCCGCCCTAAAAACACCGTTGTGGTAACCGGCGCAGACGCCAAACTCCTGGCAGCATACGCGAAGATCCACCTCTTCTCGCCGGATGGAGAGGACCGGGCCTACGAAGCGGGGGACAGAATCGCCACGTTTACCCTTGATGGTACGGTCTTTGGGCTTGCTGTCTGCTACGACCTGCGGTTCCCGGAACTCTTTCGGATCTATGCTCTCGCGGGGGCGGAGTGTGTCCTGGTGCCCGCGGCATGGCCGTGCTCAAGGCTCTCGCACTGGGAGACCCTCCTCCCCGCCAGGGCACTTGAGAACCGTTACTACGTTGCCGGGGTCAACACCCCCGGCATGCCGGGCGGCGCCTGCTGCGGTGGATCGCTTGCCGCCGACCCGGACGGCGTCATAATCGGCAGATGCGGCGCCGGTGAAGAGATCCTGATCGTTGAGATCGACCCGGCGGCGGTCCATGACGCCCGATCCAGCCTCCCTTCACTTTCAGACCGCAGAAGTGACCTTTATCAACATTTGCTCTCCAGATTGTAG
- a CDS encoding DUF368 domain-containing protein, with amino-acid sequence MNLRPDIREHAGIYLRGLMMGACDIIPGVSGGTIALITGIYERLIAAIGSIDLNLAKDLLRGDTVALRADLEKIDIPFLLVLLAGIGTAFLLVSRVILTLLADYAVETYSFFLGLIVASAIAIFLDIHSHSHATVAFLFIGAGAGYIIGGLGHMAIGHSLPILFFTGMAALCAMILPGISGAYITLVLNQYEFMLAALRALSIPELLAYMVGGIVGLILFAKALKYLLSTYHEVMLASLTGLMLGSARMLVERGSEAGNMLPGGLIFFLAGLIVVGAVEYAKRRYQANTA; translated from the coding sequence ATGAATCTGCGGCCGGATATCCGGGAGCACGCCGGGATCTACCTGCGCGGTCTCATGATGGGTGCCTGCGACATAATCCCCGGCGTCTCAGGGGGGACGATCGCCCTGATCACCGGGATCTACGAGCGACTGATCGCGGCCATAGGGAGCATCGACCTGAACCTGGCAAAAGACCTGCTGAGGGGCGACACTGTAGCGTTGCGAGCGGATCTCGAGAAGATCGATATACCATTCCTCCTCGTCCTCCTCGCCGGCATAGGCACCGCATTCCTCCTGGTCTCGCGGGTGATCCTCACGCTCCTCGCCGATTATGCAGTCGAGACCTACTCCTTCTTCCTCGGTCTGATAGTTGCCTCCGCGATCGCCATATTCCTCGATATCCACTCCCATAGCCATGCAACCGTCGCCTTCCTCTTCATCGGGGCAGGTGCCGGCTACATCATAGGGGGTCTCGGCCACATGGCTATCGGGCACTCACTGCCGATCCTTTTCTTCACCGGGATGGCGGCGCTCTGCGCGATGATCCTGCCCGGGATATCGGGAGCATACATCACCCTTGTGCTGAACCAGTACGAGTTCATGCTCGCGGCGCTCAGGGCGCTATCGATACCCGAACTCCTTGCATACATGGTAGGGGGTATTGTAGGGCTCATCCTCTTTGCAAAGGCCCTCAAGTATCTCCTCTCGACCTACCACGAGGTGATGCTTGCCTCCCTTACCGGGCTGATGCTCGGTTCGGCCCGTATGCTTGTAGAGAGGGGATCAGAGGCCGGGAACATGCTGCCAGGAGGCCTGATCTTCTTCCTTGCCGGTCTCATCGTTGTCGGCGCGGTGGAGTACGCGAAGAGGCGGTACCAGGCCAACACAGCCTGA
- a CDS encoding thiamine pyrophosphate-dependent enzyme: protein MTAVPEGCDLFTPGHRACGGCGPALAARLLLRATGENVIVVNSTGCMEVFSTPYPETAWGVPWIHSLFENAAAVASGIEASLKKQGRSEKVVCICGDGATFDIGMLCISGAFERGHDITYVCYDNEAYMNTGIQRSGATPYAASTTTSPAGACSPGNVRPKKDMPAILAAHGAPYVATASIAYPADFEKKVRRAINTPGPCYIQVHTPCCTGWGFESSETINMAKLAIETGLWVNYEMANGTVEKAKKVKRKPVEEYLSRQKRFQHLFKPTRRDDLIAEIQRIADANAERFGIDIRSKEPRE, encoded by the coding sequence ATGACCGCGGTACCGGAAGGGTGTGACCTATTCACCCCCGGACACCGGGCGTGCGGCGGATGCGGCCCCGCGCTTGCAGCAAGGCTGCTCCTGAGGGCCACCGGGGAGAACGTGATCGTTGTCAACTCGACCGGGTGCATGGAGGTCTTCTCAACACCCTACCCCGAGACCGCCTGGGGGGTTCCATGGATTCACTCGCTCTTCGAGAACGCTGCGGCGGTTGCATCCGGGATTGAGGCGTCGCTGAAGAAGCAGGGACGCAGCGAGAAGGTTGTCTGTATCTGCGGTGATGGTGCCACGTTCGATATAGGTATGCTCTGCATCAGCGGCGCTTTCGAGCGGGGCCACGACATCACCTACGTCTGTTACGACAACGAGGCCTACATGAACACGGGCATCCAGCGTTCCGGTGCAACGCCGTATGCCGCAAGCACCACAACAAGTCCGGCGGGTGCGTGCTCACCGGGCAACGTCCGCCCAAAGAAGGATATGCCCGCGATCCTGGCAGCCCACGGGGCACCCTACGTTGCGACCGCCTCGATCGCATACCCGGCCGACTTCGAAAAGAAGGTCAGGCGTGCGATCAATACACCCGGCCCCTGCTATATCCAGGTGCACACCCCCTGCTGCACCGGATGGGGCTTTGAGTCGAGTGAGACGATCAACATGGCCAAACTCGCCATCGAGACCGGTCTATGGGTGAACTACGAGATGGCCAACGGTACGGTGGAGAAGGCAAAGAAGGTGAAACGTAAACCCGTCGAGGAGTATCTCTCCAGGCAGAAGCGGTTCCAGCACCTCTTCAAACCCACCCGCCGGGACGACCTGATTGCCGAGATCCAGAGGATCGCAGATGCAAACGCTGAGCGGTTCGGGATCGATATCAGGTCGAAAGAACCGAGAGAATAA
- the hxlB gene encoding 6-phospho-3-hexuloisomerase — protein sequence MPQEFPSITDFMLQMTSSLEEVARNIDRESANRFLEEILNAKRIYLAGAGRSGLVARAFAQRLMHLGFESYVIGETITPAFRSGDVLIAVSGSGETRSVVDACETARELGGTVSLITSTPDSSIGRIADCIVEIGNNRVKDQGLPSDFEIRQLTGQYRSVSASFAPLGTLFETAALVFSDAVVSALMEIRQCTPEDLKSRLANVQ from the coding sequence ATGCCACAGGAATTTCCCAGTATCACCGATTTCATGCTTCAGATGACATCGAGCCTCGAAGAAGTGGCGCGCAACATAGACCGGGAGAGCGCGAACCGATTTCTGGAGGAGATCCTGAACGCAAAACGGATCTATCTCGCCGGCGCCGGTCGTTCCGGGCTTGTAGCACGTGCATTCGCCCAGAGGCTGATGCATCTGGGGTTTGAGAGTTATGTCATCGGCGAGACAATCACCCCGGCATTTAGATCGGGCGACGTGCTTATCGCGGTCTCGGGTTCGGGTGAGACCCGTTCGGTCGTTGACGCCTGCGAGACCGCCAGGGAACTCGGGGGGACGGTCTCCCTTATCACTTCAACACCCGACTCGAGCATAGGCCGTATCGCCGACTGCATTGTAGAGATCGGGAACAACCGGGTCAAAGACCAGGGGCTTCCAAGCGACTTTGAGATCCGCCAGCTCACCGGTCAGTACCGTTCGGTCTCCGCATCGTTTGCCCCTCTCGGGACACTCTTTGAGACCGCTGCGCTGGTCTTTTCCGACGCCGTTGTCTCAGCCCTGATGGAGATACGCCAGTGCACGCCTGAAGACCTCAAAAGCCGGCTTGCAAACGTCCAGTGA
- a CDS encoding MarC family protein: MPDLLSFVLLSLSSIIIVVNPLAATLIFVSLTGSMDQAAKLKIAREASEFALAILLIFTFGGGWILQIFGISIEAFRIAGGILLFGIGMDMVYAKTSRTKMTATEKYEGQDTDDIAIMPLAIPMIAGPGAITSVIVLMNEALEMGPAAIAAVPIAVVAAIGINYYMMKNADVIVRRIGQREYRAVNRLMGMLLIAIAVQFIIVGIKSAFPLLSGGFA; encoded by the coding sequence ATGCCAGATCTCCTGAGTTTCGTCCTGCTGAGCCTCTCCTCGATCATCATCGTAGTGAACCCGCTTGCAGCCACCCTGATCTTTGTCTCCCTTACCGGCAGTATGGATCAGGCCGCAAAACTCAAGATCGCGCGCGAAGCAAGCGAGTTTGCTCTGGCCATTCTGCTGATATTCACCTTTGGAGGCGGCTGGATACTCCAGATCTTCGGTATATCCATCGAGGCTTTTCGAATTGCAGGCGGCATCCTCCTATTTGGAATAGGTATGGACATGGTCTATGCAAAGACATCCCGGACGAAGATGACCGCAACCGAGAAGTATGAAGGGCAGGATACAGATGACATCGCCATCATGCCGCTTGCAATCCCGATGATAGCGGGACCCGGGGCGATCACCTCCGTCATCGTGCTGATGAATGAGGCGCTTGAGATGGGGCCTGCTGCAATTGCCGCTGTGCCGATCGCGGTTGTTGCAGCCATCGGGATCAACTACTACATGATGAAGAACGCCGATGTCATTGTCCGACGCATCGGCCAGCGCGAGTATCGTGCTGTCAACCGACTTATGGGTATGCTCCTCATCGCGATCGCCGTCCAGTTCATCATAGTCGGTATCAAATCTGCCTTCCCCCTCCTCTCGGGAGGCTTCGCATGA
- a CDS encoding transketolase C-terminal domain-containing protein produces the protein MLEIMEGSHAVAEIVKRCRPQVIAAYPITPQTHIVEALAQMVADCELDADYITVESEFSALSACLGASAAGSRVYSATTSQGLALMFEVCFNVAGLRQPIVMTIANRSLGAPLSIWNDQQDSISLRDSGWLQVYAEDNQEAVDLHMIAYRVCEDHDVLLPAFVCFDGYVLTHTYEPVSIPTQEEVDAYLPAFNPYQRLDASNPLSFGMYATPDYYMEFRYEIDRAQHRAKEVFAKAGREFARQFERDYSAPVEGYRLEDADTAIVAMGSICGTAKDAVDEMRDAGKTAGLLKIRMFRPFPAEEIRDALKGVSTVAVLDRNISLGSGGGVGTEVKAALSGSGTAVYDYIVALGGRDIRKKDIAGIVDLAEEGRGDMFYGLRTEVL, from the coding sequence ATGCTGGAGATTATGGAAGGATCGCACGCGGTGGCCGAGATTGTGAAGCGCTGCCGCCCGCAGGTGATCGCAGCCTATCCCATCACACCGCAGACGCATATCGTCGAGGCCCTTGCCCAGATGGTGGCGGATTGCGAACTCGATGCTGACTACATCACCGTCGAGAGCGAGTTCTCGGCCCTCTCAGCCTGTCTCGGTGCGAGTGCAGCGGGTTCAAGGGTATACTCGGCAACGACATCACAGGGGCTTGCCCTGATGTTTGAGGTCTGCTTCAACGTTGCCGGGCTGCGCCAGCCGATCGTGATGACGATCGCGAACCGTTCGCTCGGCGCGCCGCTCTCGATATGGAACGACCAGCAGGACTCGATATCGCTGCGCGACTCCGGATGGCTCCAGGTCTACGCAGAGGACAACCAGGAGGCCGTCGACCTTCACATGATCGCATATCGGGTCTGTGAAGACCACGATGTCCTCCTGCCGGCGTTTGTCTGTTTCGACGGCTACGTCCTCACTCACACCTATGAACCGGTCTCCATCCCGACGCAGGAGGAGGTGGACGCCTACCTGCCCGCGTTTAACCCATACCAGCGGCTCGATGCCAGTAATCCACTGAGTTTCGGGATGTACGCAACTCCAGATTACTACATGGAGTTCCGCTACGAGATCGATCGGGCACAGCATCGTGCAAAGGAGGTCTTCGCGAAAGCCGGTCGTGAGTTTGCCAGGCAGTTTGAGAGAGACTACTCCGCGCCCGTTGAGGGCTACCGGCTGGAGGATGCCGATACCGCGATTGTTGCAATGGGCTCCATCTGCGGCACCGCAAAGGACGCCGTCGACGAGATGCGCGATGCCGGGAAGACTGCAGGACTCTTAAAGATCCGGATGTTCCGACCGTTCCCGGCAGAGGAGATCAGGGATGCGCTCAAGGGGGTCTCTACCGTGGCGGTGCTCGACAGGAACATCTCTCTCGGGAGCGGCGGAGGTGTTGGCACCGAGGTGAAAGCGGCTCTCTCCGGTTCCGGCACTGCCGTATACGACTACATCGTCGCTCTCGGCGGGCGTGATATACGCAAGAAGGATATCGCGGGGATCGTCGATCTCGCAGAGGAAGGAAGAGGAGATATGTTTTATGGACTGCGGACGGAGGTGCTCTGA
- a CDS encoding DUF5803 family protein has protein sequence MRTSSRDRRGHIIAALCLALILISAPAISAPAAAQEAVFQVLPDGTAYEASIEVSGDTYTLWTPGLLGERVPLQVEDLEVLGPMGPVEYREEGRGVITFPEGNYTISYRVPVRNNQLVAAFDTPYNVTVVLPPVFKVDNPLIGMVSTGGVVSPGPNETTEIAWEGARVVEVRFYTAEREILLTTFGTIWLAVAVVLVFPLLISRRRGGR, from the coding sequence ATGCGAACCTCCAGTCGAGATCGACGCGGACATATCATCGCTGCTCTCTGTCTTGCGCTGATCCTTATCAGCGCACCGGCTATCAGCGCACCGGCGGCAGCGCAGGAGGCCGTCTTCCAGGTTCTGCCGGATGGCACTGCCTATGAAGCCTCAATAGAGGTCTCGGGGGACACCTACACCCTCTGGACGCCGGGGCTCCTGGGGGAGCGCGTCCCGCTCCAGGTGGAGGATCTTGAGGTGCTCGGTCCCATGGGCCCGGTTGAGTACCGTGAGGAAGGAAGGGGCGTAATCACCTTTCCCGAGGGGAACTACACCATCTCTTACAGGGTTCCGGTAAGGAATAATCAGTTAGTTGCAGCTTTTGATACGCCGTATAACGTGACGGTCGTTCTTCCTCCGGTTTTTAAGGTAGATAACCCGCTCATAGGTATGGTCAGCACCGGCGGGGTTGTATCGCCGGGTCCGAATGAAACCACGGAAATTGCGTGGGAGGGGGCAAGGGTCGTGGAGGTCAGGTTCTACACCGCTGAACGCGAGATCCTGCTCACCACCTTCGGCACCATATGGCTTGCGGTCGCGGTTGTCCTCGTCTTCCCCCTCCTCATCTCGCGCAGGAGGGGCGGCAGATGA
- a CDS encoding LysE family translocator, with product MIEVFAASFIIGFSGAASPGPLTASVLGIGSRQPLRFVTGLVAGHGVPEAVMVAGIACGVRDVPHIDLVALLGSCVLIALGAMQFLRAGDTLVVSEKTPMPVAFGLACTLGNPYWWVWWLTFGVGFLALHPSFTAFYLGHIGADIVWLGLLAVAVSRGANFLGRHYKKVVQASGLAMMLFGLYFILSVLST from the coding sequence ATGATCGAGGTCTTCGCCGCATCCTTCATTATCGGGTTCTCGGGGGCTGCATCCCCTGGCCCGCTGACCGCCTCGGTTCTTGGTATCGGTTCGCGGCAGCCGCTGCGTTTCGTCACGGGGCTTGTGGCCGGGCACGGCGTTCCTGAAGCGGTCATGGTCGCTGGCATAGCCTGCGGCGTGCGAGACGTTCCGCACATCGACCTTGTCGCTCTCCTTGGTTCATGCGTTCTTATTGCGCTGGGCGCCATGCAGTTCCTGCGTGCTGGTGACACTCTCGTTGTGAGCGAGAAGACCCCGATGCCGGTTGCCTTCGGGCTGGCCTGCACTCTGGGCAACCCCTACTGGTGGGTCTGGTGGCTCACCTTCGGCGTCGGGTTTCTCGCGCTCCACCCATCGTTTACCGCGTTCTACCTCGGGCACATAGGCGCGGATATCGTCTGGCTCGGGCTGCTTGCCGTTGCGGTCTCACGGGGGGCAAACTTCCTTGGCCGCCACTACAAAAAAGTGGTGCAGGCGAGTGGACTCGCCATGATGCTCTTTGGGCTCTACTTTATTCTCTCGGTTCTTTCGACCTGA